GTTCGTCCTCCAGCACCTGGAAGGGACAAGAGTCGGCCAGTGCcaggtgctggggggcagcaaACCAGCACCCGCACCCCGGTGCTGTGGGATGGAGCAGCTGAGCCCTCTGTAGGGACGTACGCCCCAGTGGGACCGGGCTCAGGACCCCCTGTCCTTCACTGTGCTCACCACTTTGGCCCAGTGTGGGAGGTGGAGGCGGTTGTCATCCAGGATGATGAGCTGGACGTTGCGGTGGGAGCTGTTGGCCAGCGCAGGGCCCAGGTCCCGCGCGATGAAGTCCCGCTGCTGCTCGGCCGTGAAGCCCAGGCACTGGAAGGGGTAGTTGTTGATcagcccagctgagggctcgttCTCGGCCGTCACCGCCCAGAAGGTCAGGTTGTGCTTGGCGTATTCGTCCAGAAAGCTGAGCGCAAGGGAAGAGGTGTGATCCAGGGAGCTCCCCAGCTCCGCCGCCAAGGATCCCCTCGGCGTCTCCCCCCGTCTGCGCCTCTGTACCGCACGAAGTAGTTGGCCCAGGTCTTGTGGTACTTGTCCCCCGCCTGCCCCTTCAGCGTGCCCTTCCCGATGAAGGACTCGCTGGTCTTCATCCAGGCTGGAGAGGTCCAGGGACTCGCGTACAGGGACAGCGGCCGTTTGGCCATGGCCGAGGCTCGGTGCAGGATGGGGATCTGCAGCACGGGGCAGAGAGAGGCTCAGCTCTAAGCCCCTGTGCCCCTTCCTGCGTGACCTCCTCGCTCCCGCCTGCTGCTCACCTTCAGCTTCGTGTCCTCATCCCGCAGGCTGAAGTGGGTGAGCTCGTAGTCATAGGGGACATCATCGTAGGTGTAGGCGTGCAGGGAGAAGTCGCAGCTGGCCATGGGGATGCGGACGAGGTTGTACTCAAGCCCTGCCACACACGGAGGGGTTGGGATAGGCAGCGGGACAGGAGGGCTCcaagccccagcagctcccaggcagcagctcccgaGGGTCCCCATCACCAGCCCCCCTGCCTTCCCCACGACTCCTCACCTTCCTCAGAGAAATAGGAGCGCAGCAGGTGGTCCTGGGCTTTCTCGGGCAGGGAAAGGATGTTTATGGCAGCCGAGTCAGTGACAGAGCCACCGAATCCCTTTATCTTCTGGTATCGCTGCGTCGTGTCCACAGTCAGGACGAGATCTGCAGGGGAAGAAACGCAGCGTGACAGAGGGTCGAGGGAAGGCCGAGGCCCATTTCCACCAGCCACAGCAGGTACCTGGGGCCCGGAGGCTGCGCTGGAAGCTCCCCTCGCTGCGCTCCAGCCGCTTGCCGGCCTTGCTGCTCTCGTACTTGACGAAGGTGCCCGGGACCGGCAGTACCACGGGGTCCAGCGTGTCGCAGTACGTGGCATTGCACACGCACACCATGGAGTCACGGCCAAAGTACTTGGGGCTGCAGGGCCGGGCGCCTGCGGGCACGGGCAGATGCTGGTGGGGACGCTCCCTAAGGGGCTGTGGCCCCTCAGAAGCTCTCCCTGCGCCTTGGGGTGCTCCCTAAAACCCTCCAGCCCTGCACTGCCCACCCTACCCacaccccagagccccccaTACAGCATCCATATAGCGTCCATATAGCCCTTGCCACCCCACCATGTCCCCGCACTCAcctgcagccctgggcaccgcctggagcagcagcagccagcccaggaCCCCGGCACGCTGGGCCCACATGGCACCGCCACGTCCCCTTGGCTCGGGCAGACCCGGGGGAGCAGACCCTGTGTTTGGGGGTCACGCTGTTAGGAAAGCCTCGAGCAGCCCCAGAAGAGCCGTTCACAGCTGTGCTGGCACCGCGTCCGCGCTCGCTGCCAGGCCGCCTCCGCAGCGCCTGTGCCAGCCTCGCCTTTAAGGGGACCCGAGCTTCCCGTCCCTCCCACGCCGCGGCTCTTCTTCCAGGAGCAGGACGGGGACAGGGCGTGATGGGGACAGGCCGAGGCCCATCCCGCACGCGTGCCTGGCACGGCAGCGCCTTGCTCAACCGGGGTCACGGAATCACGGCACCGCGCACCGGGGTGGCGGGGAGCTCAGAGCCCACCTCGTTCCCACCCCCACCATGGGCACCACCACCATgggcaccagcccaggctgcccccagcccccccaagccccatccGTGCCCCcgaccccctccagcccccagccccctcctgtccccggtcccctccagcctggccctggacccccccccagggtccccccATGTCTCCGGGCAGCCcgcgccgctccccgccgccccccccggtGAAGGATTTCCCCCCGGTGCCcacccctgagccccccccggccagccccgagccccctgccccgctcctctccccgctgcccccgTCGGCCCCGCAGCCCGGTTCCCGTTCCCGTTCCCGTTCCGGGACGCCCGAGGGGagccgcgcccccccccccccaccaccggCGGGTCCCGGGAGGAGGCTGCCGGGCGCTCACCCACCGCCGGCCCGGACCCCGGACCCCAGACCCCGGctcccgtccccgtccccgcacTCCCGGCCCCGAACGGAGCCGCCACCGggcgccgccccgccccgccgctcaCGTGACCGCCGGTGTCAGCTGACACACCGGCAccgggtgtcccccccccccccggtccccccggTCCCCACGGAGCCCCCAGGCGCCCATCcaggcccccccggccccgtcgGGCAGGCGAACACCTTTATTTGGTTCTCTAGCGAGTGGCGGAGCAGCTGCAAGCGCCGCGGCCCGGTGGCAACGGGACgggcccccaccccccccccacaccgaCCCCCCTAAATCTGTGCAGGGACCCCCGGGGCGGTaccggggggcggggggcgcggggacaCGCAGGCACGGCCGGTGcgggacggggcgggggggggccagGCACAACCGGCGGGGCAGGGACGCGGGTGCAGGGCCAGGGCGCTACCGGGACGGGGCCGGGGCACGGCCAGCGCAGGGGACCAGGGACAGCAGTGGGGACAAGGCACGGGCACCGCGGGCACAGGCACGGGGTCGGGGCAGGGGACGGGGGCACAGCCCGCTTGGCCCCACAGCGGCCACCCCAGGggaccagcccctcgcccccGACCCCGGGAAGGGGCCATGAGGAAGCCCCAGGACAGCGACACCGGGGCCTGGCCCCGCAGGCGGGGGGAGCAGCATCCAGGAGCGGGGCCCTCCCGGCACCCCCCAGCTCCGGGGTCTCTGTGGAGGCCAAGGCCGTGCCACGGGGCCAGCGCTGCCCTCAGAGGACGCTCTCCTTGCAGGTCCCGCTGAGGCTCCGCGGGCGGCCACGCTCCAGCCGGCGGGCGGACAGGAGCCGGCGCAGGGACGAGGTGGAGCTCAGGTCCCCGCAGCTCCGCAGGTGGATGCCTTCCTGGCGCTGCTCCGCTCCCGGCCAGGCGCTCCAGGGGACCTGCAACCCCATGGGGACAGGCTGCGGCACTGCTTGCCCACCCTATGGGACGACTCCCGCAGCAGGAGGGGATGCCCGTGCTTTGGGGGAAGCCCGTGCGctccagcaaggaggctggagGCAGGCGGATGCGCTGGGCAGGACGGCAGGAGTGGCAGGGGATGGCAGAGGCGTGCGTGACACGCACACGCTGTCATTAAGGACAGACTTGTTCCCATCGCGGCTCCCCGGGCTGCGCAAGGTCTCCAGAGTCCCGCAAGGGAGGGCTAATCccagaaagcaggaaaaggaTCATTACGCTCCCCAGCTGGGAAGTCGAGGCTGGGATTTCACAGCGGCTTCCTCGAGGCTGCAGTGACTCAGGAGCAAAGCCAAAGCCATTGCAACACATGGGGCTTTCACACTCACGGCTACAGCTGGCCAGGGCCAAGGGGAAGGGACGCATCCTGGCTCAGGACAGGCAGCACCCAGCCGCAGGGGGACAGAGAACCCAGGACCCCAGGGAGGCCAGCGCCGAGGTGCTGGCAGGTGGGAGAGGGCACGCGTGGGGctccctggggaaggggagctggggaagggtgGGCAGGGACGCCCCAGCTGTCAGAGCCTACCTGCTTGTGCCCCTGGGGGCTGTGCCCAGGCACCTCCACTGCAGCTGCGGGGTTGCGCTTGGGTCTCTGCAGGAACCTGGCCACCAATCCACGGGTGCCCCGGCAGACCTTCAGGTCCCCCAGGGAGCGGGTCGTTGTCTTCGACAGCTGCTGCGTCACCTTCTTGGACACCGGCAGCTTGTTCTTCCCCACGGAGCCAGCGCGGAGCAGCGGGGGCGAGTCACAGTGCGAACGGTGGAGCAGGCAGGCCTccgagcacagccctgcagagacgCAGCTGTGAGGTGCCAGGCAACGTGGCCATGTCCCTGCAGTCCCCGTCCCcactgtccctgtccccacagatCTGGGGACCCTCTCGCCTCCTGTCGCCTACCAGTGGGCACAGAAGCACATGCAGATCTCCAGCATCCCATCGCCAAAAAGGGTGGTGCTGACCCCTCAAGGGGCTGCCGAAACCCTCCCCCTAACCCTCCCCACTGTTTCCCAGTGCCCGCAGAGGACCGTGCCCTGACCTGTATCTGCAGAGGAATTGGACACGTTATCCTCCAGTGCTTTGGTATAAAGTACTTCCCTGAAATCTGCTGGAAGCACAAAGAACACATTCAAAGTTTGGCATTGTCCTGTGCTGCCgtgcagccccacagcatcAGCCAGTGCCCCCTCTAGGCCCAGCACCAGCATCCCCATCCTCCCGGCCAAGCAGTCCCTGTGCctgcctctcccccttcccctggaGCAGCCACCAACCCCAGCCCAGCTTTAACCCTGCCCGGCCTCAAAGAAATGCAGCAAAGCCCACGGAGCATCCCAGCTGCACCAGTCAGAAACCGCTGCGCACACGTCCCCGTCTCAGCAGCCGTTCCCACCTACCGGTGTCACCAACCATCAGGACACCGGGGTCGCTGTGCGATCTCACGAGGGGCCGCTGGCTCAGCCCTGGGGCTGGAGATGAGGGGCAGGAGGTCTCGCTGTTGCGCCGCGGGTGGAAGAGGCGCCCGCTGCCGGGTCCTGCGGAGCGGCTgcccctctgcccctgcagcgAGCTCTTGTCCTTGAGCCGCACCTCGGGGAAGCAGGGCCCGATGCAGCGGGCCAGCCCCTCCAGGCGGTTGCAGCTGTGGGTCACGGCTCCCCCCACCAAGATCCCGTTGTGGCCGGGCTCTGCCGTGGAGCAGGAGTAGGAGCGCTCGCCACGTGCCCGGGGCTGCGGCGTCTCCTCGAAGGGCCCCTGCAAGCCCAGCGTGGGGCTGCGCGCGTGGTGGCTGCACTGCACGCAGTCCACGCTCAGGCAGTAGTCAGCGCGGCTGCGCTGGATGGAGCGGAAGAGGACGTAGTCCACGGAGCGCATGGAGCCCTGGAGCTCCAGCAAGCACGAGTCCTCCGAGGGGCTGCTGTCCCCGGGGATGTCCACGATCTCGGACATGATCAGGGACCCGCTGTCCATGGACACTGCAAGGAGAAGAGTGGGCGTCAGCAGCGAGCTTGCTGCAGAGGGCAGGTCCTGCAGCTCTGGGCCCGGCCCGCTCCCCCCTGCCCCGCAGCGGGGGTGCGCAGACAAGGCCGCGCTCACCTTCCCCGCTGAGCACGATGGAGGGGACGCGGTCGCAGGTGCAGGCGTGCGAGCCGTCGGTCAGCTGCGAGTCGAACAGCGTGgcctgcagggcagcaccatCAGGGcatgggcagggcaggagcgGAGCCGCGCTCTGCCCACGGCCCTGCGGCTCCCACCTGGCTGTCCCCGCGCAGCCCCATCACGGTCTCGTAGGAGGGGGGAAAGTCGGTCGGGTAGAGAGGCACAGGGCTGTCCATGGAGCCGTTGTAGGTGATGCTGAAGAGGCAAGAGCAGAAAAGCCACCTCAGGTGGGACTGTTCGGTGACAAAcgccccccctgctcctgcactgAAGCACACAGGCCCGACTACAGCGGCCTTGCTCCCCGCTGGGTACCTCTGCGCGTCGGTCTCGGAGCTGCACGTGTACTCGGGGGGGTAGTACGGGGGGGGTGGCACCGGAGGCACGAACTCCTCGAAGTCCAGCATGCTCTGCAGAAAGGTGTCGGGGGGCGACGTGCATTCCAGCGTCACGGAGTTGGAGCGCTGGGGGaccagctgcagggagagggaacAAGGAAGAGCTGGCGTAAGGGGCAGACACTCCCCGTCCAGAGATCCGGCAGGAGCGCATGTCCTGCTCCTCTTGTTCCCCGCAGGGCCCCTCAGCCAGGTCCTGCCCCGGCCCCCTGGTGGCCCAGCCAGCCTGGGGATGCTGCCCAGTCCCGTGTCCTCGCGGGTCAGGGCCGGGCCTCACCACGTGGACGATGTCCAGGGAGAAGATCTGGATGCAGCACACGACGGCAGAGAGTGTGCAGATGATGGTGGAGAAGACGGTCAAGCCACAAACGCTGAAGAGGAGATCCTGGGGAGGAGCAGGACAAGCTATGGGCGCCCACAGAGCCTGGAGGGGCGCGCAGCTGCTCTCCAAGGAGCCCTCACCCACCTTGAGTGCCACGCGGATGCTCCGGCAGTCAGGGTTGGGGAACATGGTCAGCATCTcgctctgctggctgcaggaagCAGGCGCATGCTCCAGGTAGGTCTGGCAGCAGACGCACGAGTCCTTCTCCTGGGGACGAGGAAGGCCATGAGGGACCTCCAGACCCCGTGCTCTCTCCCAAGAGCCACCAGAGAGCCCAGCCACCAGCTCCCCACGTCCTCGGAGCCCTGCAGCTAGGGACGATTCGCTGTGCCACGGCCTCTCCGCCTTGTCCAGCCTCACCCTCTCGCAGGCCTCCAGGGACTTCACCAGCTGCGCGTTCTGGCAGGACAGGATGGACCCGGCCAGGCTCAGCATGACGCCCAGCACCGACAGCAGCGTGAAGAAGGTGATCTGCAGcggggaggagaggggctgagagctgggcagggctggcagggcagggagccgAAATGCGGGCACGGCCACGAGTGTGAGGGTGGAGGCGGGGGGCACACACGACCCCCTCCAGCCTGCCCAAAAACATCTGCAGAGGGGAGGGTCCCCACGACACCTACCACCAGGGTGAAGGGCCGCTTCCAGGAGACGATGCCAATGAGCCCGGACAGCGCCAGCTGCAGACACACGCCCAGCAGTGAGGATGGGGAGgggtccctgctgggcagcgTGGCCCAGAGCAGCCCCCCCCCTGCCTGGGAAGAGCCCCCCAAGCCTTGCTGGCCCAGAGCTGGCCCGGGAGCAGCAGGGCCATACGGACTGCTCCTGTGCCGCAAGCCTGGAGAAATTGCTGATTCAGGGCAGCAGAGAGCCCGGGGactgcaggcagctctgtgcCGGGCAGCAAGGCCAGGCCTGGCCCGGTGCCGCAGGGTCACACCGGGGTCCTGCCCTCACCCAGTGCCCATGGCAGGCAGAGCATCCCGTGGCACAGCTCGGGACCAAGGCCAGGCTGCCCCGTACCCCTCCACGCTGCCACTGccgcaccccacacacccttcccctgccccttcAGA
This Anas platyrhynchos isolate ZD024472 breed Pekin duck chromosome 26, IASCAAS_PekinDuck_T2T, whole genome shotgun sequence DNA region includes the following protein-coding sequences:
- the LOC119713757 gene encoding lysosomal acid glucosylceramidase, with the protein product MWAQRAGVLGWLLLLQAVPRAAGARPCSPKYFGRDSMVCVCNATYCDTLDPVVLPVPGTFVKYESSKAGKRLERSEGSFQRSLRAPDLVLTVDTTQRYQKIKGFGGSVTDSAAINILSLPEKAQDHLLRSYFSEEGLEYNLVRIPMASCDFSLHAYTYDDVPYDYELTHFSLRDEDTKLKIPILHRASAMAKRPLSLYASPWTSPAWMKTSESFIGKGTLKGQAGDKYHKTWANYFVRFLDEYAKHNLTFWAVTAENEPSAGLINNYPFQCLGFTAEQQRDFIARDLGPALANSSHRNVQLIILDDNRLHLPHWAKVVLEDEQAARYVHGIGIHWYLDFIGPIQDTVVPTHELFPDYFILATEACIGAHFWERDVILGCWERGNQYSHSILTNLNHFVAGWTDWNLALDLEGGPNWVKNYVDSPVIVDSSEGVFYKQPMFYHMGHFSKFIPEGSQRVGLVASKESKKTDLEYSAFVRPDGAVVVVVLNRSLQNVTFGLADTVGLIEAVAPASSIQTYLWRRQ
- the ENTREP3 gene encoding protein ENTREP3 isoform X2, translating into MPSPSDSSHSLTGRTSRSLTHLRVQRTWLQILLVLGFIQVILGVLIVTFSLVAATITPSAKIRHSCPSWAGFSLALSGLIGIVSWKRPFTLVITFFTLLSVLGVMLSLAGSILSCQNAQLVKSLEACEREKDSCVCCQTYLEHAPASCSQQSEMLTMFPNPDCRSIRVALKDLLFSVCGLTVFSTIICTLSAVVCCIQIFSLDIVHVLVPQRSNSVTLECTSPPDTFLQSMLDFEEFVPPVPPPPYYPPEYTCSSETDAQSITYNGSMDSPVPLYPTDFPPSYETVMGLRGDSQATLFDSQLTDGSHACTCDRVPSIVLSGEVSMDSGSLIMSEIVDIPGDSSPSEDSCLLELQGSMRSVDYVLFRSIQRSRADYCLSVDCVQCSHHARSPTLGLQGPFEETPQPRARGERSYSCSTAEPGHNGILVGGAVTHSCNRLEGLARCIGPCFPEVRLKDKSSLQGQRGSRSAGPGSGRLFHPRRNSETSCPSSPAPGLSQRPLVRSHSDPGVLMVGDTDFREVLYTKALEDNVSNSSADTGLCSEACLLHRSHCDSPPLLRAGSVGKNKLPVSKKVTQQLSKTTTRSLGDLKVCRGTRGLVARFLQRPKRNPAAAVEVPGHSPQGHKQVPWSAWPGAEQRQEGIHLRSCGDLSSTSSLRRLLSARRLERGRPRSLSGTCKESVL
- the ENTREP3 gene encoding protein ENTREP3 isoform X1; this encodes MPSPSDSSHSLTGRTSRSLTHLRVQRTWLQILLVLGFIQVILGVLIVTFSLVAATITPSAKIRHSCPSWAGFSLALSGLIGIVSWKRPFTLVITFFTLLSVLGVMLSLAGSILSCQNAQLVKSLEACEREKDSCVCCQTYLEHAPASCSQQSEMLTMFPNPDCRSIRVALKDLLFSVCGLTVFSTIICTLSAVVCCIQIFSLDIVHVLVPQRSNSVTLECTSPPDTFLQSMLDFEEFVPPVPPPPYYPPEYTCSSETDAQSITYNGSMDSPVPLYPTDFPPSYETVMGLRGDSQATLFDSQLTDGSHACTCDRVPSIVLSGEVSMDSGSLIMSEIVDIPGDSSPSEDSCLLELQGSMRSVDYVLFRSIQRSRADYCLSVDCVQCSHHARSPTLGLQGPFEETPQPRARGERSYSCSTAEPGHNGILVGGAVTHSCNRLEGLARCIGPCFPEVRLKDKSSLQGQRGSRSAGPGSGRLFHPRRNSETSCPSSPAPGLSQRPLVRSHSDPGVLMVGDTADFREVLYTKALEDNVSNSSADTGLCSEACLLHRSHCDSPPLLRAGSVGKNKLPVSKKVTQQLSKTTTRSLGDLKVCRGTRGLVARFLQRPKRNPAAAVEVPGHSPQGHKQVPWSAWPGAEQRQEGIHLRSCGDLSSTSSLRRLLSARRLERGRPRSLSGTCKESVL